In one window of Halomarina pelagica DNA:
- a CDS encoding DUF5813 family protein has protein sequence MTEELPERARRAFDAHDAYAAADGEYVLETIAFDGRVTVEDAGAGDRGLRYALTVRAPTLDAAAEEAVGPNLLEGWFETYEVRLEDAPGAVRADVELEALAVEAVGEEAAATFVFEFEDAERAPDVAKALAEYAEGTYAEGIVPGYTYRPPVSELLSRARQSGGDGGGGGDGDAGRGPMPL, from the coding sequence ATGACCGAGGAGCTACCGGAGCGGGCGCGGCGGGCGTTCGACGCCCACGACGCCTACGCCGCGGCGGACGGGGAGTACGTGCTCGAGACGATCGCCTTCGACGGGCGCGTCACCGTCGAGGACGCCGGGGCGGGCGATCGAGGGCTGCGGTACGCGCTCACGGTGCGCGCGCCGACGCTCGACGCCGCCGCGGAGGAGGCCGTCGGGCCGAACCTGCTGGAAGGGTGGTTCGAGACCTACGAGGTCCGCCTGGAGGACGCCCCCGGGGCGGTGCGGGCGGACGTCGAACTGGAGGCGTTGGCCGTCGAGGCGGTGGGGGAGGAGGCGGCGGCGACGTTCGTCTTCGAGTTCGAGGACGCCGAGCGCGCGCCCGACGTGGCGAAGGCACTCGCCGAGTACGCCGAAGGGACCTACGCGGAGGGGATCGTCCCGGGCTACACCTACCGCCCGCCGGTCTCGGAGTTACTCTCGCGGGCGCGGCAGTCGGGCGGGGACGGCGGGGGCGGCGGGGACGGCGACGCCGGACGCGGGCCGATGCCGCTCTGA
- a CDS encoding potassium channel family protein translates to MRFVIVGAGRVGRRTARVVEEEGHDVTVIEVDPAARERVRSEGFDVVEGDGSNEDDLLSVGLEDVDALGALSGDVTVNLIACMIAKAHGCRTVLRVDGDYREYVLGKYASDVDEVIYPERLGAIAAKNALMGGSVRAIADVAQNVQLLELTVSEDAPMRGYSLSELELPANARLLGFGKEGESVGLPDADDSLELGDRVVVIADFDSLADVRHLIVGDAPTAAA, encoded by the coding sequence ATGCGGTTTGTTATCGTAGGTGCCGGGCGAGTCGGTCGCCGGACCGCCCGCGTCGTAGAGGAGGAGGGCCACGACGTGACGGTCATCGAGGTGGATCCCGCGGCCAGAGAGCGCGTCCGGTCGGAGGGGTTCGACGTCGTCGAGGGCGACGGGTCGAACGAGGACGACCTGCTGTCGGTCGGCCTGGAGGACGTGGACGCCCTCGGCGCGCTCTCGGGCGACGTGACGGTCAACCTGATCGCCTGCATGATCGCGAAGGCGCACGGCTGTCGAACCGTGCTGCGCGTGGACGGCGACTACCGCGAGTACGTCCTCGGCAAGTACGCCTCGGACGTGGACGAGGTGATCTACCCCGAACGCCTCGGGGCCATCGCGGCCAAGAACGCCCTCATGGGCGGGAGCGTCCGCGCCATCGCCGACGTGGCCCAGAACGTCCAGCTCCTCGAACTCACCGTCAGCGAGGACGCCCCGATGCGCGGGTACAGCCTCTCAGAACTCGAACTCCCCGCGAACGCGCGCCTGCTCGGGTTCGGCAAGGAGGGCGAGTCGGTGGGCCTCCCCGACGCCGACGACTCGCTCGAACTCGGCGACCGCGTCGTCGTCATCGCCGACTTCGACTCGCTCGCGGACGTGCGCCACCTCATCGTCGGCGACGCGCCGACTGCGGCCGCCTGA
- a CDS encoding TrmB family transcriptional regulator gives MDQQAAVEALERLGLSTYEAKVFIALVSLGVGSASDVARVVDVPRSQVYGAADRLEGRGLVASRQSSPIQYRAVDLEEARAQLRGRFERDLDTAFDHLDRVREEVEPTEERDGVWTVEGFDTVSTRIERLVAEARSSVLLATGDPSFVDERLVGAFAEAADRGVAVSAVSASRDVLDRFDESVTTAHVPDLREWEGQGGRLLIVDGRAILLSVGGTGGTSAPEEMAIWSADTAFAAVLIQIIQGRLGAFVE, from the coding sequence ATGGACCAGCAGGCGGCCGTCGAGGCGTTGGAGCGCCTCGGCCTCTCCACGTACGAGGCGAAGGTGTTCATCGCGCTCGTCTCGCTCGGCGTCGGTTCGGCGAGCGACGTCGCTCGCGTCGTGGACGTCCCGCGCTCGCAGGTGTACGGCGCTGCCGACCGCCTCGAAGGGCGCGGCCTGGTCGCGAGCCGTCAGTCCTCGCCGATCCAGTACCGCGCGGTCGACCTCGAGGAGGCGCGCGCCCAGCTGCGCGGTCGATTCGAGCGCGACCTCGACACGGCGTTCGACCACCTCGACCGCGTCCGCGAGGAGGTCGAACCGACCGAGGAACGCGACGGCGTCTGGACGGTCGAGGGGTTCGACACCGTCTCGACGCGCATCGAGCGACTCGTCGCGGAGGCGCGGTCGTCCGTGCTCCTCGCGACCGGCGATCCCTCGTTCGTGGACGAGCGACTCGTCGGGGCGTTCGCCGAGGCGGCCGACCGGGGCGTCGCCGTCTCCGCCGTCAGCGCCTCGCGGGACGTGCTCGATCGGTTCGACGAGTCGGTCACCACCGCCCACGTGCCCGACCTGCGGGAGTGGGAGGGACAGGGCGGTCGCCTGCTCATCGTCGACGGGCGGGCGATCCTGCTCAGCGTCGGCGGGACGGGCGGGACGAGCGCGCCCGAGGAGATGGCGATCTGGAGCGCCGACACGGCGTTCGCCGCCGTCCTGATACAGATCATCCAGGGGCGACTCGGCGCGTTCGTCGAGTGA